A stretch of the Aminipila terrae genome encodes the following:
- a CDS encoding flagellar hook-length control protein FliK — MNAGVFFQTMNSSPTVKAGSTQLANASNNSKDSFKQEMDKVFDRKQNDANSTVKSPIPEKSNDSSRVQQKTDSKKYPKDDADSGKDDQNVNAEQAGQILAAAQLQQPVVPTVNVGNSIGDMLQQIQNPAITEVLVKPDIVESPLNLNESIKPDEGAKNGDIKLPFQNSIDLVKSSMIQSNQNDTQDNQMSGFGENLTKENPILGQDVKEADTTQSEPTVSQEVKPVKDDATVEITDKPEGNIFLKNSNLDLSKVNIKVAEAPVDTNQADMAQQLADKIMYKLSAGKQEFDLQLNPRELGKVNIKMIFQNGSAELVMTASNPKAHQLLSMQADTLRGILENNTGMNSTIHLKQAETASGQFDRDNFQQQSNEKQNQQNQKQEKKTTEGISFVDRLRLGLVDNLDEAV, encoded by the coding sequence ATGAATGCAGGAGTGTTTTTTCAAACCATGAACAGTAGTCCTACTGTAAAAGCAGGAAGCACTCAGCTGGCCAATGCTAGTAACAACTCTAAAGATTCTTTCAAACAGGAAATGGATAAAGTTTTTGACAGAAAGCAAAATGATGCCAATAGTACAGTTAAAAGTCCCATACCTGAAAAGAGCAATGATTCTAGCCGTGTCCAGCAAAAAACAGATTCAAAGAAGTATCCGAAGGATGATGCAGATTCCGGCAAGGATGACCAGAATGTTAATGCTGAACAAGCAGGACAAATTCTGGCGGCAGCTCAGCTTCAGCAACCGGTTGTACCAACAGTAAATGTGGGTAACAGTATCGGCGATATGCTGCAGCAGATACAAAATCCAGCTATAACGGAGGTATTGGTTAAACCGGATATAGTTGAATCCCCATTGAATCTAAATGAGAGTATTAAACCTGATGAAGGAGCAAAAAACGGTGACATTAAACTACCATTCCAGAACAGCATTGATTTAGTTAAATCATCCATGATTCAATCAAATCAAAATGATACTCAGGACAATCAGATGTCAGGTTTCGGTGAAAACCTTACAAAGGAAAATCCTATACTGGGACAGGATGTAAAGGAAGCTGATACTACTCAGAGTGAACCAACCGTTTCTCAGGAAGTTAAACCTGTAAAAGACGATGCAACTGTTGAAATAACAGATAAACCAGAGGGAAATATATTTCTAAAGAATAGTAATCTGGATTTATCAAAAGTAAACATAAAAGTTGCAGAAGCGCCTGTTGACACAAATCAGGCTGACATGGCTCAGCAGCTGGCAGACAAAATTATGTACAAACTCAGTGCAGGAAAACAGGAATTTGATTTGCAACTCAATCCAAGGGAACTGGGAAAGGTTAACATCAAAATGATATTTCAGAATGGAAGTGCAGAGCTGGTCATGACCGCGTCTAACCCAAAGGCGCATCAGTTACTTTCCATGCAGGCAGATACTTTACGAGGTATATTGGAAAATAATACTGGCATGAACAGTACCATTCACTTAAAGCAGGCTGAAACAGCTAGTGGTCAATTTGACAGGGACAATTTCCAGCAGCAGAGTAATGAGAAGCAGAACCAGCAGAACCAGAAACAGGAAAAGAAAACTACAGAAGGAATTTCATTTGTAGACAGACTCAGACTGGGACTGGTGGACAATCTGGACGAAGCTGTATAG
- the fliJ gene encoding flagellar export protein FliJ → MAKFKFSLKSVEKYRNITLDEAKANYAKAVSDVNKQNELILKIKSELADINRELNYKNSQGITILEHQGYKVYIKILENNIKNEEDKLKGLKKIEHRRRSELIVAKTDVMSIEKLREKRFEEYKKEESKKEALATEEFISNQLSSRK, encoded by the coding sequence ATGGCGAAGTTTAAGTTTTCTTTAAAATCAGTGGAAAAATATAGGAATATTACCCTGGACGAAGCGAAAGCAAATTATGCTAAAGCAGTCTCAGATGTTAATAAACAAAATGAACTTATATTAAAGATAAAAAGCGAATTAGCCGATATAAATAGAGAGCTAAACTATAAGAATAGTCAGGGAATAACTATCCTGGAACATCAGGGATATAAAGTATATATAAAGATTCTGGAAAATAATATAAAAAATGAAGAAGATAAACTAAAAGGGCTGAAAAAAATAGAGCACCGACGACGAAGCGAATTGATTGTGGCAAAAACCGATGTTATGTCTATAGAAAAACTTCGGGAAAAAAGATTTGAAGAGTATAAGAAGGAAGAAAGCAAAAAAGAAGCACTGGCTACGGAAGAGTTTATCTCTAATCAGTTATCCAGCCGTAAGTAA
- a CDS encoding FliI/YscN family ATPase, whose amino-acid sequence MYLKELSELIKNSETFEHIGKIENIVGMSIEASGIKASIGDINVITSKDGKRKVMSEVVGFKGDKTILMPYDFIEGMGSGDFVRSTKKRLRIPVGQFLCGRTINAMGEPIDGLGSVDHSVMCSVENNYINPLSRPPITERIHFGIKAMDGFLTVGKGQRIGIFAGSGVGKSTLLGMIAKQASADINVIALVGERGREVKEFIERDLGPEGMARSVLVVATSDQPAVQRAKCPIVATAIAEYFKDQGKDVLLMMDSLTRFAMAQREIGLAVGEPPVARGYTPSIYAEMPKLLERSGNFEQGSITGIYTVLVEGDDTNEPIADTVRGILDGHIILSRKLAARNHFPAIEIGGSISRLMAAIVDENHKAMASKIRDMLAVYEENADLISIGAYKPGASARLDNAVSRIDAVNNFLKQKTTEFFSYDDTLEGMTRILE is encoded by the coding sequence TTGTATTTAAAAGAACTGTCAGAGCTTATTAAGAACTCAGAAACTTTTGAACATATTGGCAAAATTGAAAACATTGTAGGTATGAGTATTGAAGCTTCTGGCATAAAAGCAAGCATTGGAGATATAAATGTCATAACCTCCAAAGACGGGAAAAGAAAGGTCATGTCAGAAGTTGTAGGCTTTAAGGGAGATAAGACCATCTTAATGCCCTATGATTTCATAGAAGGAATGGGGTCTGGAGATTTTGTACGGAGTACAAAGAAGAGACTCAGAATCCCGGTAGGCCAGTTCTTATGTGGCAGAACTATTAATGCCATGGGTGAACCTATTGATGGGCTGGGATCTGTTGACCATTCTGTTATGTGCAGTGTTGAAAATAATTATATAAATCCGCTGAGCAGACCGCCCATTACAGAGAGAATACATTTCGGGATTAAAGCCATGGACGGATTCCTTACTGTGGGAAAAGGCCAGAGAATTGGAATCTTTGCCGGAAGTGGTGTAGGTAAAAGTACCTTGCTGGGTATGATTGCCAAGCAGGCCTCCGCAGACATAAATGTAATTGCCCTGGTAGGAGAAAGAGGCAGGGAGGTTAAGGAGTTTATAGAAAGAGATCTGGGACCGGAGGGAATGGCAAGATCTGTACTTGTGGTTGCTACTTCGGATCAGCCGGCAGTACAAAGAGCTAAATGCCCTATTGTGGCCACAGCTATTGCAGAATATTTTAAGGATCAGGGCAAAGACGTGCTTTTGATGATGGATTCATTAACAAGATTTGCCATGGCCCAGAGAGAAATCGGGCTGGCTGTAGGAGAACCACCGGTTGCCAGAGGCTATACTCCTTCGATTTATGCAGAAATGCCGAAGCTTCTGGAAAGAAGCGGAAACTTTGAGCAGGGATCTATAACAGGTATTTATACGGTTCTGGTTGAAGGAGACGACACCAACGAACCTATAGCGGATACCGTTCGAGGTATTCTGGATGGACATATCATCCTCTCAAGAAAACTGGCTGCAAGGAACCATTTTCCAGCGATTGAAATTGGTGGCAGTATTTCCAGATTGATGGCGGCTATAGTGGATGAAAACCATAAGGCTATGGCTTCCAAAATAAGGGATATGTTGGCTGTATATGAAGAAAATGCTGACTTAATATCAATTGGAGCCTATAAGCCTGGTGCCAGTGCCAGACTAGATAATGCTGTATCAAGGATTGATGCGGTTAATAACTTTTTAAAGCAAAAGACTACTGAGTTTTTCAGCTATGATGATACCCTGGAGGGGATGACCAGAATTTTGGAATAA
- a CDS encoding FliH/SctL family protein, with product MRKSYEVLQVQTALQKAEKQLEEAIERVKMESNYKNSENSDAQKAVEDAMSEFKKAVMEEQRHEELKTDKGVKQIYGYGPELSRHETIDSDISQIDEDKKSILASILGEEILEKEELRRDEDLLNDEFHDGYDSLSKIASFNTAIKLKSGKSPDADILNESEEYEMKCFNEKNVFEDESYEYEADDIMPTNYYLSSFDDEEGEIKPYDINEALVLGEIVPPDRMPEAVEDTSDDEDGFIPSDEELEANKKEILEQVQKQAEDILDRASDEAARIIDGAHEEAQKIIEEKVQKAMAEASEKGFAQGFEKGQNAGYLDAENAVNEGMIQEAAAFRKELEESLQAFEERKEEILQSNLGELSDLAVNIAEKVIKISLKSSKDVVAKMIVAAAEDCRDKQWAKVYISHEEKAIAMNLEKELIDALNQISSNVKVVVMEDEPSGTCIIESPDQIIDASVGTQLDNIRQIISDNKS from the coding sequence TTGCGTAAATCCTATGAAGTTTTACAAGTTCAGACGGCTCTGCAGAAAGCAGAAAAGCAATTAGAAGAAGCCATAGAACGTGTAAAAATGGAAAGCAACTACAAAAATTCCGAAAACAGCGATGCCCAGAAAGCTGTAGAAGATGCTATGTCTGAATTTAAAAAAGCAGTCATGGAAGAGCAGCGGCATGAAGAATTAAAGACAGATAAAGGTGTCAAACAGATTTATGGTTACGGGCCGGAACTGTCCAGACACGAAACAATAGACAGCGATATCTCACAGATAGATGAAGACAAGAAGTCAATTTTAGCAAGTATTTTAGGGGAAGAGATTCTGGAAAAAGAGGAATTGCGCCGGGATGAAGATTTATTAAATGATGAATTTCACGATGGATATGATTCTCTCTCCAAGATTGCGTCTTTTAATACTGCTATCAAACTTAAGAGCGGTAAATCACCGGATGCAGATATTCTTAACGAAAGTGAAGAATATGAAATGAAGTGTTTTAACGAGAAAAATGTCTTTGAAGATGAATCTTATGAATATGAGGCAGATGATATAATGCCCACCAACTACTATCTCAGCTCTTTTGATGATGAAGAAGGAGAGATTAAGCCTTATGATATCAATGAGGCATTGGTTTTAGGTGAAATAGTTCCGCCAGACAGGATGCCAGAAGCAGTTGAGGATACTTCAGATGATGAAGATGGATTTATTCCGTCAGATGAAGAACTGGAAGCTAACAAAAAAGAGATTCTTGAACAGGTTCAAAAACAGGCTGAAGATATTTTAGACAGGGCTTCTGATGAAGCAGCAAGAATTATTGATGGTGCTCATGAAGAAGCGCAAAAGATTATAGAGGAAAAAGTCCAGAAGGCTATGGCAGAAGCATCAGAAAAAGGATTTGCCCAAGGATTCGAAAAAGGACAAAATGCAGGGTATCTGGACGCAGAAAATGCTGTGAATGAAGGAATGATTCAGGAGGCAGCAGCTTTTAGAAAAGAACTGGAGGAATCTCTTCAGGCATTTGAGGAAAGAAAAGAAGAAATCCTGCAGAGCAATCTTGGGGAACTTTCAGATCTGGCTGTTAATATTGCTGAAAAAGTAATTAAAATCAGTTTAAAATCCAGTAAAGATGTAGTGGCTAAAATGATAGTTGCTGCTGCAGAAGACTGCAGAGATAAACAATGGGCAAAAGTATATATTTCTCATGAGGAAAAAGCTATAGCCATGAATTTAGAGAAAGAACTTATCGATGCCCTAAACCAGATTTCTTCAAATGTTAAAGTGGTGGTAATGGAAGATGAACCCTCAGGAACCTGCATCATAGAGTCACCAGATCAGATTATAGATGCCAGTGTTGGAACGCAACTTGATAATATACGGCAAATCATCAGTGATAATAAATCTTAG
- the fliG gene encoding flagellar motor switch protein FliG, producing the protein MSRDDSGLTAQQKAAAVVISLGAERASKIYKFLGEEDLETLTLEIAKLNHVTPTQTEAAMDDFYKLCLTQKVITEGGVDYAKTVLEKAFGPQTATTLLERVTRNLKTRAFEFIRKTDSKNLFAIIQHERPQTIALILSYAKPEQASEIITELPKEKQVKVVECIARMDSATPETIKIVENILEKKFASVLSLDFAQVGGVDYIAEVMNNIDRSNEKYIFDELSKKDIKLADDIRNKMFVFEDITLLDDRSIQEFLREVDTQDIVYALKGSTQEVANMIFSNMSNRMTETVKSELEFTYNVRLKDVEEAQQRIVGIIRRLEEEGRLMINKGGKDEIIA; encoded by the coding sequence ATGAGTAGAGATGATAGCGGGCTAACAGCACAGCAAAAAGCAGCGGCTGTAGTTATTTCGCTTGGGGCTGAAAGAGCCTCCAAAATATATAAATTTCTTGGTGAGGAGGATTTAGAGACTCTTACACTGGAAATAGCAAAACTGAATCATGTTACTCCTACACAAACAGAAGCAGCCATGGATGATTTCTATAAATTGTGCTTAACTCAGAAAGTTATCACTGAGGGAGGTGTTGATTATGCTAAAACAGTGCTTGAGAAAGCTTTTGGCCCTCAGACAGCTACAACACTGCTGGAGAGAGTTACCAGAAATCTGAAAACAAGAGCATTTGAGTTTATCAGAAAGACAGACAGCAAGAACCTTTTTGCAATTATACAGCATGAAAGACCTCAGACTATAGCATTAATTTTATCTTACGCAAAACCTGAACAGGCATCAGAGATAATTACTGAACTGCCTAAAGAAAAACAGGTAAAAGTTGTAGAGTGCATTGCAAGAATGGATAGTGCAACACCGGAAACCATCAAAATCGTGGAAAATATTTTAGAGAAAAAATTTGCCTCTGTACTTTCTCTGGATTTTGCTCAGGTTGGAGGCGTAGATTACATTGCTGAAGTAATGAACAATATTGATAGAAGTAATGAAAAATACATATTCGATGAATTAAGCAAAAAAGATATTAAACTTGCTGATGACATCAGAAATAAAATGTTTGTATTTGAAGATATTACATTACTTGATGACAGAAGCATACAGGAATTCCTGCGTGAAGTTGATACTCAGGATATCGTTTATGCATTAAAGGGTTCTACCCAGGAAGTTGCAAATATGATCTTCTCCAATATGTCTAACCGTATGACAGAAACGGTTAAGAGTGAATTAGAGTTTACTTATAACGTTCGTCTAAAAGATGTAGAAGAAGCTCAGCAGAGGATTGTTGGTATTATAAGACGTCTGGAAGAAGAAGGACGACTTATGATCAATAAAGGCGGGAAGGATGAGATAATTGCGTAA
- the fliF gene encoding flagellar basal-body MS-ring/collar protein FliF, which yields MRERLIEQFKQIKEKLAAVNAKLSKKQKIIIVIAVVLIIAISFAITLALNTTKFDVLYTGLDESEAVEIIGVLENQAIKYKHEDGVIYVPEDMVDKVKVALAAEGYPKSGFTYDVFKNNVNLMSTDFEKYKYAQFELESRMAETIKQFDGVKDATVTIAMAEEQKYALEEDKKDSSASVTVTMEDGGSPSAKQVKGIQRLVAKGIPGMKIENVAVIDGNGEEVSASEDNTQEGAAALKLNVEKQIESNIKGKVLHIFQPVFGEDNIRVSVNCSVDIDKKIKEIIQYIPSQDNKGVLSKSTSTYEVQGQGKVTTGTPGTQTNADVPVYPGVTTDGNDIYFKDDRALEYLVSQVKEQVQSDSGELTDTTVSVAVDSASLTPAKAGEMRQAIALAAGIDPSLADTKIAIFNAQFYEPKPVQASGISAILDANPILKIIIPAVLALLISLIVVVFVIIRKTKLKNKAQELAAEEVLPIEETEELVRLDELGKTREEELKSQIQDFTDLNPEISAQLLKTWLRGEEDNE from the coding sequence TTGCGAGAACGTTTAATAGAACAATTTAAACAGATAAAAGAAAAATTGGCAGCTGTAAATGCCAAACTCAGCAAGAAGCAAAAAATTATTATTGTAATTGCGGTGGTGCTGATTATTGCAATTTCATTTGCAATAACCCTTGCATTGAATACTACTAAATTTGATGTGCTCTATACAGGGCTGGATGAATCAGAGGCAGTAGAGATTATAGGGGTATTGGAAAATCAGGCTATAAAATATAAACATGAAGACGGAGTCATTTATGTGCCTGAAGACATGGTTGATAAAGTGAAGGTGGCATTAGCTGCAGAAGGATATCCTAAAAGTGGCTTTACATATGATGTTTTTAAAAACAATGTCAACTTAATGTCTACAGATTTTGAAAAGTATAAATATGCACAGTTTGAACTGGAGAGCCGTATGGCTGAAACCATTAAACAATTTGACGGGGTTAAAGATGCCACTGTTACCATAGCTATGGCTGAAGAACAGAAGTATGCGTTAGAAGAAGATAAAAAGGATTCTTCTGCATCCGTTACTGTAACCATGGAAGATGGCGGATCCCCAAGTGCGAAACAGGTTAAGGGAATTCAAAGACTGGTTGCAAAAGGTATACCGGGCATGAAGATAGAAAATGTAGCCGTTATTGATGGTAATGGTGAAGAAGTCAGTGCCAGTGAGGACAATACCCAGGAAGGTGCAGCTGCATTAAAACTCAATGTTGAAAAGCAGATTGAAAGTAATATCAAAGGCAAAGTTCTCCACATATTCCAGCCAGTATTTGGTGAAGACAATATCAGAGTGAGTGTAAACTGTTCCGTTGATATAGACAAAAAGATTAAAGAAATAATACAATACATTCCTTCCCAGGATAACAAGGGCGTTCTGTCAAAATCCACCTCAACTTATGAAGTACAGGGGCAGGGAAAAGTGACTACCGGTACACCGGGAACTCAGACAAATGCAGATGTTCCAGTATATCCTGGAGTTACCACAGACGGAAATGATATTTATTTTAAGGACGACAGGGCTTTGGAATATCTGGTTAGTCAGGTAAAAGAACAGGTTCAGAGCGATTCTGGAGAACTGACAGATACTACAGTATCTGTAGCCGTAGACAGTGCAAGCCTGACTCCTGCAAAAGCTGGTGAAATGAGACAGGCGATTGCCCTTGCAGCAGGTATTGATCCTTCCCTTGCGGATACGAAGATTGCTATTTTTAATGCACAGTTCTATGAGCCAAAACCGGTTCAGGCTTCTGGAATCTCAGCTATACTTGATGCAAATCCGATTTTGAAGATAATCATTCCGGCAGTCTTGGCGCTATTGATTTCTTTAATTGTTGTTGTATTTGTTATTATCAGAAAGACAAAATTAAAGAACAAAGCACAAGAACTGGCAGCGGAAGAAGTTCTGCCTATAGAAGAAACGGAAGAACTTGTACGTCTTGACGAACTTGGAAAAACAAGAGAAGAAGAACTTAAGAGTCAGATACAAGACTTTACGGATCTTAATCCAGAGATTTCAGCTCAGTTACTTAAGACTTGGTTAAGAGGAGAAGAAGACAATGAGTAG
- the fliE gene encoding flagellar hook-basal body complex protein FliE, whose product MFIDPIQVANNISDISQINKVNDNKKTVNGTAGVSDAGAAQGAQVPFKSVFEDAVKDVISTDQQVNADAQKLATGQSDNLHQYSIDIAKAQLSIDLLVELRNKALDSYNEIMRMSI is encoded by the coding sequence ATGTTTATAGACCCTATACAGGTGGCTAACAATATTTCGGATATAAGCCAGATTAATAAAGTAAATGACAATAAGAAAACAGTAAATGGTACAGCTGGTGTAAGTGATGCCGGAGCAGCACAGGGCGCGCAGGTACCATTTAAATCTGTGTTTGAAGATGCAGTTAAGGATGTTATCAGCACGGACCAGCAGGTGAATGCTGATGCTCAGAAGCTTGCAACCGGACAGAGTGATAATTTACATCAGTACAGTATTGATATCGCAAAAGCTCAGCTATCGATTGACCTTTTAGTTGAATTAAGAAATAAAGCACTTGATTCATACAATGAAATCATGCGCATGAGTATTTAA